The following are encoded together in the Nymphaea colorata isolate Beijing-Zhang1983 chromosome 14, ASM883128v2, whole genome shotgun sequence genome:
- the LOC116267455 gene encoding uncharacterized protein LOC116267455: MVKTHTHSLSLIARFDDADRKTLFRRILISLSISLSLCLSLESFGSPSINHSPRESSAMLTTEEKIQKGHQMYREGRHSEALVFYTQALTMAKIKAQKIALHSNRAACYLKLHEFKKAAEECTSVLELDRKHTGALMLRAQTLVTMKEYHSALFDVSRLIELNPSSDAYRDLEARLKTQLSLPPIPESDEEESEEEKEELTRSESTAAPVTSDLAAPDTKEVDHLAAAPDTKEVDHLAAAPDTKEVDHFAAAPDTKAVDHLAAAPVIKAVDHKTESTSSKEQLKDSEMPIPTSHPTGWEAIPKPKGHSGLDYSRWDQVEDGSSDEDDDEDSQPQYRFRVRTVGVRPVR; encoded by the exons ATGgttaaaacacacacacactctctctctctcatcgcTCGCTTTGACGACGCAGACAGGAAGACCCTATTTCGACGGATTCTCATCTCTCTTTCGATATCTCTGTCTCTGtgtctctctctagaatctttcgGTTCGCCATCGATTAACCACAGCCCCAG AGAGAGCTCAGCTATGTTGACGACTGAGGAAAAGATCCAGAAAGGGCATCAGATGTATAGAGAAGGCAGACATTCTGAGGCTCTAGTGTTTTACACGCAAGCGCTGACTATGGCCAAGATCAAGGCACAAAAAATTGCGCTCCACAGCAATAGAGCCGCTTGCTATCTGAAATTACATGAATTCAAAAAG GCAGCTGAAGAATGTACTTCTGTGCTTGAGCTTGATCGGAAGCATACTGGTGCATTGATGCTACGTGCTCAGACATTGGTGACCATGAAAGAGTATCATTCAGCTCTGTTTGATGTCAGTAGGCTGATAGAGTTGAATCCTTCTTCTGATGCTTACCGTGATCTGGAAGCCCGGCTTAAGACACAACTG TCTCTACCCCCGATACCTGAATCAGACGAAGAAGAGTctgaagaggagaaagaagagcTGACAAGATCTGAATCAACGGCAGCACCAGTTACTTCTGACTTGGCGGCACCAGATACTAAGGAAGTGGATCACTTGGCTGCAGCACCAGATACTAAGGAAGTGGATCACTTGGCTGCAGCACCAGATACTAAGGAAGTGGATCACTTCGCTGCAGCACCAGATACTAAGGCGGTGGATCACTTGGCTGCAGCACCAGTTATTAAAGCAGTGGATCATAAAACAGAATCTACCAGCTCCAAGGAGCAGCTGAAAGACTCAGAAATGCCAATCCCCACATCCCATCCCACAGGCTGGGAAGCCATCCCAAAACCAAAAGGGCACTCAGGTCTGGACTACTCTCGGTGGGACCAAGTAGAAGATGGTTCAAgtgatgaggatgatgatgaagattCTCAACCGCAGTACAGATTCCGTGTCAGAACTGTTGGAGTAAGACCTGTCAGGTGA